A genomic stretch from Arachis stenosperma cultivar V10309 chromosome 3, arast.V10309.gnm1.PFL2, whole genome shotgun sequence includes:
- the LOC130970401 gene encoding nudix hydrolase 15, mitochondrial-like isoform X2: MVSILRALLSTPLLLPRASLSKFMDSSSSSCSSNFHEGGSQKLRALAQQLRFYKPPPFSEEVEEQSNEEECGSGKVVSQVGFPESATPVAQNPEKFRPKRAAVLICLFEGDAGDLRVILTKRSSKLSSHSGEVALPGGKAEEGDKDDGDTAKREAKEEIGLDPELVNVVTVLEPFLSKHLLRVVPVIGILHDKKAFKPVLNPAEVDAVFDAPLEMFLKDENRNQEEREWMGEKYLIHYFDYETEHTNYLIWGLTAGILIRAASVVYKREPAFMEQNPKFKVPKL; this comes from the exons ATGGTTTCCATTCTGAGAGCGTTATTATCAACACCGTTATTATTACCCAGAGCATCTCTCTCCAAATTcatggattcttcttcttcttcttgttcttccaaCTTCCACGAAGGAGGATCCCAGAAGCTTCGGGCTTTGGCGCAGCAGCTCCGATTCTACAAGCCACCGCCTTTTTCGGAGGAGGTTGAGGAACagagcaatgaagaagagtgTGGGAGCGGTAAGGTTGTTTCCCAAGTGGGATTTCCTGAATCGGCCACACCAGTGGCTCAGAACCCTGAAAAGTTCAGACCAAAGAGGGCTGCTGTTTTGATCTGCCTCTTTGAAGGGGATGCCGGTGATCTTAGGGTTATACTCACTAAGCGCTCTTCTAAGCTCTCCTCTCACTCCG GTGAAGTGGCTTTGCCCGGTGGGAAAGCAGAGGAAGGGGATAAGGATGATGGGGACACTGCAAAGAGAGAGGCAAAGGAGGAAATTGGGTTGGACCCTGAACTTGTCAATGTTGTTACTGTTCTTGAACCATTCTTGTCTAAG CACCTCCTCAGAGTGGTTCCAGTCATTGGCATACTTCATGACAAGAAAGCATTCAAACCGGTTCTAAATCCTGCAGAAGTGGACGCAGTATTTGATGCACCTCTGGAGATGTTTCTGAAG GATGAAAATCGGAATCAGGAGGAGAGGGAGTGGATGGGAGAGAAGTATTTGATACATTACTTCGACTATGAAACTGAGCATACAAACTACCTCATATGGGGTTTAACTGCTGGTATATTGATTAGGGCTGCGTCAGTTGTGTACAAACGGGAACCAGCTTTCATGGAGCAGAATCCTAAATTCAAAGTTCCAAAG CTATAA
- the LOC130970401 gene encoding nudix hydrolase 15, mitochondrial-like isoform X1, translating into MVSILRALLSTPLLLPRASLSKFMDSSSSSCSSNFHEGGSQKLRALAQQLRFYKPPPFSEEVEEQSNEEECGSGKVVSQVGFPESATPVAQNPEKFRPKRAAVLICLFEGDAGDLRVILTKRSSKLSSHSGEVALPGGKAEEGDKDDGDTAKREAKEEIGLDPELVNVVTVLEPFLSKHLLRVVPVIGILHDKKAFKPVLNPAEVDAVFDAPLEMFLKDENRNQEEREWMGEKYLIHYFDYETEHTNYLIWGLTAGILIRAASVVYKREPAFMEQNPKFKVPKVLTKDTVMR; encoded by the exons ATGGTTTCCATTCTGAGAGCGTTATTATCAACACCGTTATTATTACCCAGAGCATCTCTCTCCAAATTcatggattcttcttcttcttcttgttcttccaaCTTCCACGAAGGAGGATCCCAGAAGCTTCGGGCTTTGGCGCAGCAGCTCCGATTCTACAAGCCACCGCCTTTTTCGGAGGAGGTTGAGGAACagagcaatgaagaagagtgTGGGAGCGGTAAGGTTGTTTCCCAAGTGGGATTTCCTGAATCGGCCACACCAGTGGCTCAGAACCCTGAAAAGTTCAGACCAAAGAGGGCTGCTGTTTTGATCTGCCTCTTTGAAGGGGATGCCGGTGATCTTAGGGTTATACTCACTAAGCGCTCTTCTAAGCTCTCCTCTCACTCCG GTGAAGTGGCTTTGCCCGGTGGGAAAGCAGAGGAAGGGGATAAGGATGATGGGGACACTGCAAAGAGAGAGGCAAAGGAGGAAATTGGGTTGGACCCTGAACTTGTCAATGTTGTTACTGTTCTTGAACCATTCTTGTCTAAG CACCTCCTCAGAGTGGTTCCAGTCATTGGCATACTTCATGACAAGAAAGCATTCAAACCGGTTCTAAATCCTGCAGAAGTGGACGCAGTATTTGATGCACCTCTGGAGATGTTTCTGAAG GATGAAAATCGGAATCAGGAGGAGAGGGAGTGGATGGGAGAGAAGTATTTGATACATTACTTCGACTATGAAACTGAGCATACAAACTACCTCATATGGGGTTTAACTGCTGGTATATTGATTAGGGCTGCGTCAGTTGTGTACAAACGGGAACCAGCTTTCATGGAGCAGAATCCTAAATTCAAAGTTCCAAAGGTTTTAACTAAGGATACTGTAATGCGTTGA
- the LOC130970482 gene encoding dolichol-phosphate mannosyltransferase subunit 1, with protein MDGLNKNQANKYSIIVPTYNERLNIGLIVYLIFKHLKDVDFEVIVVDDGSPDGTQDIVIQLQKVYGEDRILLRPRAKKLGLGTAYIHGMKHASGNFVVIMDADLSHHPKYLPRFISKQKETRADIVTGTRYVKGGGVHGWNLMRKLTSRGANVLAQTFLWPGVSDLTGSFRLYRKSVLEDIISCCVSKGYVFQMEMIVRASRKGYHIEEVPITFVDRVFGSSKLGGSEIVEYLKGLAYLLVTT; from the exons ATGGATGGACTGAATAAGAATCAAGCAAACAAGTACAGTATAATTGTTCCTACGTACAATGAACGGCTCAACATTGGTCTCATAGTTTACCTCATCTTCAAGCATCTTAA GGATGTTGATTTTGAAGTTATCGTTGTGGATGATGGGAGTCCTGATGGTACCCAGGATATAGTAATACAACTGCAGAAAGTTTATGGAGAAGATCGAATT CTTTTAAGACCGAGAGCTAAGAAGCTGGGTTTAG GAACTGCTTATATTCATGGCATGAAGCATGCATCTGGAAATTTTGTTGTCATCATGGATGCTGATCTGTCACACCAT CCAAAATATTTGCCAAGATTCATTAG CAAGCAGAAGGAAACTAGAGCAGATATAGTTACTGGTACTCGTTATGTTAAAGGTGGTGGTGTGCACGGATGGAATCTTATGCGCAAACTAACAAGCAGGGGAGCAAATGTTCTTGCTCAAACATTTTTATGGCCCGGTGTCTCAGATTTGACAGGATCATTTAG ACTTTATAGGAAGTCTGTTCTTGAAGACATCATTAGTTGCTGTGTTAGTAAGGGATATGTCTTTCAAATGGAGATGATAGTAAGAGCATCCAGAAAAGGATACCATATTGAAGAG GTTCCAATCACATTTGTTGATAGAGTATTTGGAAGTTCAAAACTTGGTGGATCGGAGATTGTTGAATACCTGAAAGGCCTAGCATATCTTTTGGTGACAACATAA
- the LOC130969206 gene encoding magnesium-chelatase subunit ChlI, chloroplastic — protein MASMLGTSSIALFPSRSRCQSSPSVHALSLTTGQVFGRKFYGRIGFHGIKGRPQFSVASVATEVNSVEQAQKIASKESQRPVYPFSAIVGQDEMKLCLLLNVIDPKIGGVMIMGDRGTGKSTTVRSLVDLLPEIKVVAGDPYNSDPQDPEFMGIEVRERVLKGEQLEVVYTKINMVDLPLGATEDRVCGTIDIEKALTEGVKAFEPGLLAKANRGILYVDEVNLLDDHLVDVLLDSAASGWNTVEREGISISHPARFILIGSGNPEEGELRPQLLDRFGMHAQVGTVRDAELRVKIVEERARFDKNPKEFRDSYKAEQDKLQQQIASARSALPSVQIDQDLKVKISKVCADLNVDGLRGDIVTNRAAKALAALKGRDKVSAEDIATVIPNCLRHRLRKDPLESIDSGLLVIEKFYEVFS, from the exons ATGGCGTCCATGCTCGGCACTTCCTCAATTGCACTCTTTCCTTCTCGTTCCAGATGCCAATCTTCCCCTTCTGTCCACGCTCTCTCTCTAACCACAG GGCAGGTATTTGGGCGCAAGTTTTACGGACGAATTGGATTTCATGGCATAAAGGGAAGGCCTCAATTCTCAGTTGCCAGTGTTGCCACTGAAGTTAACTCTGTAGAACAG GCTCAGAAGATTGCTTCTAAAGAGAGCCAGAGGCCGGTGTACCCATTTTCTGCTATAGTTGGACAGGATGAGATGAAGCTTTGCCTTCTCCTAAATGTGATCGATCCCAAGATTGGTGGTGTGATGATCATGGGGGATAGGGGAACTGGGAAATCCACAACAGTTAGGTCACTGGTTGATTTGCTTCCTGAGATCAAGGTTGTTGCTGGTGACCCATACAATTCAGATCCTCAAGATCCGGAATTCATGGGCATTGAAGTGAGAGAGCGGGTGCTGAAAGGAGAGCAACTCGAGGTTGTGTACACCAAAATTAACATGGTTGATTTGCCATTGGGTGCTACAGAAGATAGAGTGTGTGGGACAATTGACATTGAGAAAGCACTAACTGAGGGTGTGAAGGCATTTGAGCCTGGCCTACTGGCTAAAGCCAACAGGGGAATACTATATGTTGATGAAGTTAATCTTTTGGATGATCACTTGGTGGATGTCTTATTGGATTCCGCCGCATCAGGTTGGAACACAGTGGAGAGAGAGGGAATTTCAATCTCACATCCAGCTCGGTTCATACTCATTGGTTCAGGCAACCCGGAAGAAGGTGAGCTCCGGCCTCAACTGCTGGACAGGTTTGGAATGCATGCTCAAGTTGGGACTGTGAGGGACGCGGAGCTAAGAGTGAAGATTGTGGAGGAGAGGGCTAGATTCGACAAGAATCCAAAGGAGTTCCGAGATTCCTACAAAGCTGAGCAAGATAAGCTCCAGCAACAAATTGCCTCAGCAAGGAGTGCCCTCCCATCTGTTCAAATTGATCAGGATCTCAAGGTGAAGATCTCCAAGGTTTGTGCTGACTTGAATGTGGATGGATTAAGAGGAGACATAGTAACCAATAGGGCTGCAAAAGCTCTTGCTGCTTTGAAGGGAAGAGACAAAGTAAGCGCAGAGGATATTGCTACTGTCATCCCTAACTGCTTGAGGCACAGGCTTAGAAAGGATCCCTTGGAATCGATAGACTCAGGTTTACTTGTTATTGAGAAATTTTACGAGGTATTTAGCTGA